From the Papaver somniferum cultivar HN1 chromosome 2, ASM357369v1, whole genome shotgun sequence genome, the window TTTGCGTGAGAGTTCTTAACTGGATCCCTTTTAAGTGTAGAAAGTGTCCGAATGAAGGTTTCAGAggattttcattttaatttcttttctgaagattattttttttttacttttttcggTCAATTTTGGCCGTCGACCCTTTGACACAGTCAAGGTTCTTTTTTCATCTTTCTGGATGATGATATCTCCCCTTCATGGGTGCTTTCTATGTCACTGATCACGGTGATTTCTTAGTTTCCTTCGGATCTTTCTATaccattttctttctctccttttgagttaggtttttgtttctttcttcttcttgttcttcacctTCCGGTTTTTTTTCGTTCTGGTATTCCcgtttctctttgtgtttttagAACCCATGATTTCCTCATCATTTACAAGTAAAGAAGGTGGTGGTATCTGCCATCAAAATAATGATAATATAGAAGAACCAAAAACCCTAATGTATGAAGAAGAGGATAACAGTCACACCTCTTCACCAAGTCATAATAAAATTCTAGTTTTCAGATTCAATTCAGGCAGAGAATATAGTCTACAAATCCTCCACGAAATTCTCTCAAAGGCGTGGAGACCTCCTGGTTTTCTAAAGATCATATATTTAGGAAGTGGATTCTACAATGTCACCTTCTCTCTTTTGTGTGATTTGGAAGCAGTGTTACAAGGATCTCCATGGTCAgttaaagaagatttgatgatAGTTGAAAGAAGCATAGAAGATTACTTATTAGAAGATTATGAGTTCAAGTTCGTTCATTTTTGGATACACATACACGGATTACCATTAAGTATGTTGAATCCTGTAAAGGTCTACAATATAACAAAAAATATGGGTACTCCGGATCCCATTGGCTCTCAACTGGCTACAAAATGGGGGAAGTTTGCTAAAGTTAGGGTGAAGCTGAATATAACAAAACATCTGCCTATGGATATGGTAATCACtctgaaataataaaaaaaaaaatagattaagATATATTTCAGGTATGAAAAACTCCCCAGAGTGTGTTTTTACTGTGGTTTCTTTGGGCACTTAATGAAGCAATGTCATCAACTGTCACAAAAATTGGAAGAAGATAGTAGTCTGAGTACTGAAGAGATAGCTCTAAAGATGAACGACAAGTCCCTGGAAAGATAACAGAGGAGATTCGTGCTTATATCATATTTACTGATCCTGGAACCATCAGTCCAAACCAAAATAACATCATTACGAAAATGATGAATATCATTCTATATGAGCCGTTGATTCCAACTTATAGACTAACAGTCGAGATTGATGACACGCGTCACTTGCAGATGGATTTGGCTTCCCTGAAAATGACGGAAAACAGTGGCCTACACAGAGATAAGAATGGTGAATCTGATAAAGTGGAAGATGAGCATAGGGAGTCTATTAAAATACAGCGTATGAGCAAGAGTAGTGAGAGAGCTAGTAAGCAGATATGCTCATCCAAGGGAGGGGATCAAGACATGTgtaaataaaaagaaagagaaaacacCCCTATCGCCGGAATTGGGAAAGAAATGACTGTTAATGTCAGAATTTCTGAAAtatttgaaaaaagaaaagacgagGTTGTTGCAACAGATCCAAGAAAACTCTGCGGCTTTAAAAGCGTTTCACTGCCAATCAACCAGAATAGGACACAAATAATGAGTCAGCAAAGTGAGAAGCATCATTCCTCCAGCGCACCTGGCAAAAATGACTCAGCAATTACTATACAGTCATCTCTAGTCACAACGGGCTCTAACTCAGATAAACATGCCCAATGATAAATGAAGAAAGAGCAAAATCATCTGCAGAGCCCAGTACCGAGATAAGGGGAAATAACAATATCCAAAAATATTCTTTCTTCTTCGTTCAGTCCAATATTCCTTCTTCTCAAACAAAATTTGATCCCCTAATTGAGAAATcagaaaaaggagatactacatcTTCTACCTCAACCTCAGCATCAGAGAATAGCCAACGAAGGAAAAAGAAAGGGTGGAAGAGATCAGTTAGGAAGAAAACTCAGGTACATGTTGGATTTGTCAATGAAGATTCTAGCAGTGGATCCAAGAGAGCAGCTTTCCCTATGGATATCGACAAAcaatcaaaaaaaatcaataataTGCAAACCTATCAAAGGGGTATGGTGGCTGCCCAGAATCAGCCACATGGCCGATGTTAATTTTCTCACGGAACTGTAGAGGATTGAGAAACATCTTGACGCAATTTGAAGGCACTTCTCAGGGTCTGCAATCTCCAAATTTCCTTTCCGACTAAGATTCTAATTGGTGGGTCTAATTCTAATACTTTCTTTAATTCTCTCGGTTTTGGTAAGTTTAAGTGCATTCCGGCTATTGGTAGAAGTGGAGGCAGTGTTGTTTTATGGAAGAATGATATTGATTTGGAGATTATAAGAGCTGATAAGAATATTATTCATTGTCTAATTAGTAAATTTATTGATAAAAATTGGGATCTTCTATGTGTTTATGGACCTCAGGAGCATCATCTAAGGAATAACTTCTGGGCTCGACTCTCTCAATATGCTGAGCAATTAGTCAATCCTTGGTGTTTAGTGGGTGATCTAAATGCAATCAAGTCTAATGTTGAGAAGCAGGGGGTAGCCAGAAATTCAATACTGCTAATAATGGATTCAAAAAATTTATCCATGATAGAAGATTGATTGATATTGGGTATGTTGGACCAGCTTTTACTTGGTCTAATCATGCGGTCAACAGTGCCCCTATATTTGAAAGACTAGACATAGCTCTTTGCACTACAAATTGGTTGCGTATGTTCCAGGATAGTGGGGTGGTGCATCTTCCTAGGGTGAGCAGTGATTATGCACCAATTTTACTAAACACTCacataaataataaaagaaagagaaagtttTCTTATAAATTTGAGTATTATTGGGTGGATCACCCTGCTTTCAAAGATATGGTTCAAAAAGTTTGGAATGAAAGAAATTGTAATACTATGATGAAGATCAATATAGCTGGCAAAGAGCTAAGTAAATGGGGGAAAGAAGGAGTTTGGAAATATATTCAGAGTTGTTGAGGAAACTAAAAATGAACTGCTGCAAGTCCAAATGCAAGCTCATCAAAGATATGCTAGAGAGGAAGAAAAGCAGTTATGCAAGAAGATCGATAAAATGATCCTTATGCAGCAGAAGTACCATGAACAAAGAACTAAGGTGAACTGGATTCCTAATATGGATAAAAATACCCACATCTTTCCCCTTTCTGTTAtctaaagaaagaagaaaaacaccATAGAAGCTCTCATATCTCCAGAAGGTAAATGGATCACTGATGCAGAGGAGGTAATAAATTACCTTGTGAATCATTTCTCTGAGCTATTTAAAAGATACCCTAACGAGCAAAAGTATGATATCCTATTTCAAGCTTCTACAACAATTGAGAGTAATACAAACTCCAACCTGATGTTGATCCCCTCCCCTGAAGAAGTTTGGAATACTATCAAAAGAATGAAGAGTCTCAAGTCACCAGGGCCGGGTGGAATGTATGCTTTGTTCTACAAAAGGTGTTGGGAATTTGTCGTTGAGGACGTCATCAAGACTGTTCAAAATTCTTTCACTACATCGAAAATCCCACCAGGATTGAATCACACGAATCTGGTGTTGATTCCCAAGGTAAAGAACCCTACCCTCCCATCTGATTATAAGCCTCTTGCTTTAACGAATATATTATATAAAGTAGTAACGAAAATTCTAGCTCAGAGACTAAAGGGTCACCTGAAATTAGTAGATAAAGATCAATCTGCATTCATTCTAAGTAGACTAATTATAGACAATATAGTGGAAGCTAAAGAAATTCTTCACTCTATGTCTACATTTAGATCTATAATAGGTGCTTTTGCACTGAAAATTGATATTAGTAAGGCATATGACAAAGTTAGTTGAAGGTTTATGAGCCATTATCTTAGAGTTTTTGGTATTATTGGTCAAACCCACGACTTGATCATGAACTGCATCTCGACTGCAACATTTTCTATAATCATTAATGGTCAAGCGGAAAGTCATTTTGTCAGTGAAAGAGGGCTACGCCAGGGGTGCCCACTGTCTCCATATCTTTACATTCTGTGTTCGCAAGGTCTATCTTGGTTAATGATAACCATGGAGAATAATGGCCTCTACAATGGTTATCGAATATGTAAGGATGCTCCTACCATTTCCCACTTAATGTTCGTTGATGACTTGCTGCTCTTTGGTACGGCGGAGAATATAATTGCTCAAACCCTAGTGGATATCCTCAGTATTTACGCTGCTTGGTCGGGCCAGAATTCAAATATGCAAAAATCTGTTATCTTTTTCAGCAAGGGTGTCAGTAGTACAATAAGAGAAGAGGTATCAAGCTTTCTGGGGGTCCAACAAATGAAGAATGCTGACAAATATTTGGGCCATTATCTTCTTCAACCTGCTCATAAAAATTCTTCATATGAGTTCCTACAAGACAAGTTTGATAACAATATGGCTGGATGAAAGGGGGGTACTACTTCACAAGCAGGTAGAACCGTCTTGATAAAATCTTCATTGGGGATCATCTCGCCGTATTACATGGCCACTGCCGTAATACCCAAAAAGATAATTCAGTATCTAACCAGAACGATAAGAAACTTATGGTGGGGTCACTCTCGGAATGAGAGGAAGATGCATTTCATTGAATGGAAGCAAATGGAAAAAGCAAAAGAGCATGGTGGACTAGGGATCAGGAACTTGCAGAATCTTAACATGGCGATGATAGCAAAATTAGTGTGGAAGTTTTTAACTGAACCTGAATGCCCATGGGGTTATATGATGAAGGCCAAATATctgaagaaaaataatttttggaaTGCTGAGAAACCAACTGCTTGTTCATCTACCTGGAGTGCTATGTTAACATATAGAGAAAGTATGAGAGATGGATGTTGTTGGACTATTGTGAATGGGGAGAACATTAACATCTGGGAGGACCCATGGATCCTAAACTTGCCGAACAATGCCCTGCAAGAGATGTAACTAATTTGCCTAATACTTCTAAGGTAAGGGATCTTATTATTCAAGAAGAACGACGATGTGACGAAGACAAGCTACAACAGCTATTCATCCAATCCGAAGTCTCAAAAATTTTGGAGATTCAAATACCAGTGGAAGAAGAATCAAATAATACTGATAAGCTGATATGGAAGCATCACCTTAAAGGTACCTTCTCGACGAAATCCTTCATGAAAACTCTATCATCTAGACAACCAACAGGCTCACATGTTTATGATTTCCCGTGGAATAAATACTGGAAAGTAAACACTCTGCCCCCTAAATACACCTATTCATATGAGGATGTTGAATAATGGTCTGGCAGTGACTATAAATATCAGCAAACATGTGAGAGGTGTTTATGATGAGTGCAGATTTTGCAACATAGCCAAGGAGACTATTGATCACCTATTTCTCTATTGTCAAGCTGTGTTATTCGCTTCTCCAATGAGTCTGAGAGTTAATTTAACCCCAAACATTACTGTTAAGGAGTACATTGAAAGGTGGTTAAATGAAGGAGGAGAAATTCTTCACCTCAGAATGGGATTGTGTCTTTTTTGGGAAATTTGGAAAGATATATACAACTTAATCTTCAACGGGGGTACATTCACCATCCACACAATTATTCAATAAGCTATGTACTAGGTAAATTTGAAGATTGTTCCTGATGATTATATTGTCGTTCCAACTGAGACTGATTCTTTACAAACTGGGAAAGATAAATGGGAACCTCCTCCTAATAATAAAGTTGAATCAACTTTGATGGTGTTGCTGCTATCAAAGGTTATGCTAGTAGTGCAGTTGCGAGAGATAGCGAGGCAGGGTTTAAAAGTTGTCAGAGCAAAGTTTTCAGCTTTGCTTCTGCTGTTGAAGCTGAGTCATATGGCGTCACTATTGCAGTTGATCTAGCAATCAAGAAAGAAATGAAGGACATTATTCTTGAAGGGGATTCTATTATTGTAATCAACTCTCTAAAGTACAAGTACTATCAATACCCTTGGCGTATTCACAACTCTATCATCAGAATAAGGGACAACCTGCACAACTTTAATATGGTGGATTTTCAGTTCATTTGAAACAAAACCAACAACGTGGCTCACCAGCTTGCAGCTTATGCTGCAACTAACCAATCCTCTGTAATTTGGTTAATCTCTCATCCCTCTTGTATTACTCAGCTTATCGAGACTGAGCCTTCCTGttctgttttgctccttttctgttctttttatttctcgtaccctgcaaaaaaaataaaaaaaataaataataataataatttctttTCTCGTTTTAATCGGAAACGTTTTGAACTGTAACGGGTCGGGTTCTCATGTAGACGTAATGGGTGACTTAAGAGAATGTTTGTTTTTTTACGGACTCGACGTCTGGATCTGACTCGGCCCGAGTTAGCTGTCAGACCGTTTTCTTTTTTTAAAGTGGAAATTAACGTTTAGTCCCATAATTATTGGGCTTTTGACTATCTAGGCCTATGCTCTCAGGCCTAGTACTAGAAGGTCCAAATTTTCCAAATTTAAAACGATTCAATCCTTTTGTAGACGATTCAGTCCAAAATGTGTATCTTTTATGGCAAAAATAAACTTCATATGAGAATCGCATCTAGATTTAAttcaaaattatttttttcattgcCCGTTATCCTCAGAGCTCTGCAGCAAAAACTAAACTCTAGATTTGCATCCATATTATTGCTTTCGAAATTGTTTGATTTCTCTTTCAGTCTCTTGTTATTCTCGATCTATTTTTTCTTTGAAACCCTAGGAATTGAGAAAGATAACCTTAGATCAGTGGTAAGGTTTATGTATTGGTTAGATACGAAAGAGAAGATTCAAAACTTCTATATTTGATCATTTGATCTATTAGTTTTCATTGAATTCTTAAGATTTTTcgatttttctcttcttcatcaataaccaaaggttatcCCTCATCAACAACCCCTGAAAGAAGAAGATCTAAAAACTACACAGGCCCGTTAAAATTCCATCTATATCTTACTCAGATTCATTAAATTTTACATCACCAAtagtttgtttttaacatttcctagtaaatcttattACAATTTCTTTTGTGATGCCTTAGGTGTTTGTTTTGATTTGATTGGTTATCAATGCACGCTACTATGTCAGTAGATTTTGTGTAGGTGGTCCATTTTGAGTTTTAAGTTCTCGGATCCATTAGATTTTTAAAATGTTGATTTATATGAGATCTATTCTAGGTTAATTGAAACTTGTGTTATTGTTCAGTTTCAACGCATAATAGATTTCAGTATATGTTTTACCACCCTTTTGTTCAGTTTTGTCAGATAGTGTTGTGTACTGAATATCGTTTTAAGTGAATGGGTACTCAAGTTTTACTGTGAATTCATTATGTTTTCTACGGAATACTTTGGAAACATCCTGAACAAAAATTTGGAAGTATGTACTGATTATTAAAAATATCTAACAACTAGGTGCGCACATTCTTTCTAGACTTTCAATTTATGAATACGTTTATCAATTTTCTTGTTCAAAGTTGTGCAATCCGTTGACTTTCAAATACTTTACGGGCAAAGCATTTTCACCAGAGTATGTCATGGTTTTTGAACCCCTTTGTGCAAATCTAGAATTTAATTTGAATCTGATACTTGGTCAAGTCATGAATGATTCATCCTAAATTGTACATAAGTATAAATTCTTTGGTTGAATGTTTAAGCACTCGTACCAAACCTTGACTCTGTCTAAGTCCCTGACGTTTTTCTGCTAGTTTTTTTAGAACTGTCGTTGGCGTGTcgaaatttttaaaatttttactacTACCTACTTGGAACTACTTTGCTGGAATTTAAATACAGTAGCAAGTTCTGTTTGTGTAATGATTTCTCTTAAGGACCTAAGCAAGTTCTGTTTTCTTGATCGTTTTATATAAATCATGTGGAATCGCTACAACTTCCTCATTTTCatgacaaaatttgttgcatactTCCTATGAATCTTGTAGTTTTACCTCCTTTAAGATGCTTTAAAGCTTTTGTCACTTTTTGTCCATCCGTTGGTGTAGTACTAATGACGACTAAAGTACCTCTTTGCAGGTAAAATGACTCCATGTTCGGTCTTTTAATATTCATAGAGAATGGGCTCACTTCGGGGATTGGTTAGTAAGTAGTTTCATGCCTCTCAGTTTCTCATGTTAATTATGGATTTCCGCCAAATTATTTGCAATATTGGTACCCGCCTTTAGCAACCATGAAATCTTTTACAAAATTTTAGATCGATTCCTTTCATTCGGATTATTCCTACATTTTTAGAAACTTTAAATTTTGAAATGAATACCATAATTGATGCTAAGGtttttaatgtgcacatagttgtacgcatattgattcttaatgtgtatatAAATGTACACATGCTGATTTTTGATGTATACATAATTGTACGCCTATTTATAGTTAATTGTATATGGTTGTACAGTTGTTGACCGTTAATGTGCACATAAACGTAAACCTGTTAATTGTTGATGAACAAACATGTTGATTTTTGGATTTGATATTTTATTTGATAAGATCTGTTTGGTGATGGCATCTTTGTGGTTTCAGCGAATCAAAGATATTTGGAAGTTTTGTTACCTTCTTGAAAAGTAAGGATGTTATTGATGGTTCAGAGAAGGCAGTAATTCAACTGTGTACATAATTTTACACATGTTGATTttaaatgtgtacataattatacacatatatgttgattattaatgtgcatatagtttaatgtgtacatagttgtacacttgcTTATTatcaatgtgtacatagttgtacacattaaCATTTTTGATTTTCTTGATTCTTTTTTAGATTAACATTTCTGGGGTATGGTtggattttttaaaattttttataggtgtgtacattgttgtacaccactatcaataatatatgcatgttttgtgggtatatataaTTGATTTGTGTGGGTATAGAATTGAACATATTTTGTCTAATAATTGCCAAAATATTAGCCAAACTAATTTCAACACCACTATGGCTGGAACGGCTAAGTTAGGCTATGAGGATCCGCGACTGACTCAGTTCTTTTTTCAATTTCTTCGTTGGATTCAGAGCTCCAAACATCTTTAATTCAGGTGATTTTAACTACAAACTTCAATGACTGGTGATTAAATATCACCTTGTTACTTTTATTAGCATTAATTATTACTTCATTTTAATTTTCATggaaaaaaatataaacccaGAAATGGATTCATCTgagattggtttaagtaattctTTTGAAGAATGTCCATCAATCGATCTAGTTAATGATATTGATGAGCGATGTGCTGCttggagattttctctcattGGTCGACTAGATTTACTTCGTATGAAATTTTCGGATGCAGTTTTGAATCTGAAAAAACAGTGGAGATTAGAAGGTCAATGCAAAATGATTCcattaggaaaagttttttttacaATAAAACTTGATAATGAAAGAGATAAGAACTTAATCAAAGTAGGAAAATGGGAGGTTTTAGATCAAGTATTATGGATTCGAAATTGGATTCCTGATTTTTGCCCTGAAAATCACAGAACATCATCAGCAATGATTTGGGTTCACTTCCCAGGTCTTAGTTTGGAATACTGGGATGAAAAAACGTTTTTTACCATTCGAAGGGCTTTAAGAGATCCAGTAAAATTTGATGGAGCTACCTTGAGTTATGAGAATGGTTATTATGCAAGAATGTTAATCAATATTGATTTGGAAAGAAAGGTTCCTAGCTAGATTTGGATTAAAACTAAGTTTGGAGGATTTATGCAAAATGTATTGCTAATCAAGCCTCCAAAATTCTGCAGTCACTGCAAGATTGTTGGTCATTTTCTAGTTGAATGCAGAATCAAAAAAGACACATCAAAAGGATCTAGTAATCAACATGGAAATGGTATTTCTC encodes:
- the LOC113351774 gene encoding uncharacterized protein LOC113351774; protein product: MDSSEIGLSNSFEECPSIDLVNDIDERCAAWRFSLIGRLDLLRMKFSDAVLNLKKQWRLEGQCKMIPLGKVFFTIKLDNERDKNLIKVGKWEVLDQVLWIRNWIPDFCPENHRTSSAMIWVHFPGLSLEYWDEKTFFTIRRALRDPVKFDGATLSYENGYYARIHCKIVGHFLVECRIKKDTSKGSSNQHGNGISPKSALNTHSTTSEKFDNCETSKGTNSQMNGNSPKDHVREKFDIC